One Spiroplasma endosymbiont of Cantharis nigra DNA segment encodes these proteins:
- a CDS encoding DnaJ domain-containing protein, giving the protein MGWKREFKKMQKETKKASNFFDNSEDISSLIIWDRAMKPANHWNIDNLVIDISKFNDLIQEIIKNQISPENLDKYSWNLGSISIVEKFYSYPMASYFKETYNSISNRLGSYEAALIVNSLSKFSFYITKKFWKLFNYTFANKNINDTPLIRVFEVMQRTSLEALDGIIEKAFLLIDKRKLDPYKHHLLIEEIIDLGDDFTYHWARMYDQVIDLTVETFIFQSKYGKAKSTNNSTIQANFFSVDEDEEFDTFFEKTKTLVFNDEVNDAFNYFGISKMAKPDEFKKIYRKMAKQFHPDLNSDQNSAMEMKKINLFKEIVEKYYEKYEII; this is encoded by the coding sequence ATGGGATGAAAACGAGAATTTAAAAAAATGCAAAAAGAGACTAAAAAAGCATCAAATTTTTTTGATAACTCTGAAGATATCTCAAGTTTGATTATTTGAGATAGAGCAATGAAACCTGCTAATCACTGAAATATAGATAATTTAGTTATTGATATTTCAAAGTTTAATGACTTAATTCAAGAAATAATAAAAAATCAAATTTCACCTGAAAACTTGGATAAGTACTCTTGAAATTTAGGTTCAATATCAATAGTTGAGAAGTTTTATTCTTATCCTATGGCAAGTTATTTCAAAGAAACATATAATAGTATTTCTAATCGTTTAGGTAGTTATGAAGCTGCATTAATTGTTAATAGTCTTTCTAAATTTAGTTTTTACATTACTAAAAAGTTTTGAAAGCTATTTAATTATACTTTTGCAAATAAAAATATAAATGATACTCCACTAATAAGGGTTTTTGAAGTAATGCAAAGAACTTCGTTAGAAGCACTGGATGGAATTATTGAGAAGGCTTTTCTATTAATTGATAAAAGAAAATTAGATCCGTATAAGCATCATCTTTTAATTGAAGAAATTATTGATTTAGGTGATGATTTCACTTATCACTGAGCTAGAATGTATGACCAAGTTATTGATTTAACAGTTGAAACATTTATCTTTCAAAGTAAATATGGTAAAGCAAAGTCAACAAATAATTCAACTATACAAGCAAATTTTTTCTCAGTAGATGAAGATGAGGAATTTGATACTTTCTTTGAAAAAACAAAAACTCTTGTATTTAATGATGAAGTAAATGATGCATTTAATTATTTTGGTATATCAAAAATGGCGAAGCCTGATGAGTTTAAAAAAATTTATAGAAAAATGGCAAAGCAATTTCATCCAGATTTGAATTCAGATCAAAACTCTGCAATGGAAATGAAAAAAATTAATTTATTTAAAGAAATTGTTGAGAAGTATTATGAAAAGTATGAAATTATTTAA
- a CDS encoding SprT family zinc-dependent metalloprotease, translating into MQKERKRVKLNKTLSYKGQQIDYCLTLKDQKFIRLKLEDTSINVSAPFHAYDWEIEQLIYKNIQKIQKIIEYREKNQFYMISENGFFKINDKKYVARFLDKVDKKEKLDFKIYETKEETLKRMYKKIAINYFFYFESIVNKYKQIMNLDFKNLSVKVMKGKWGVCFPEKSKIVLNTRLIHFPIIALEYVVIHELSHLVHKNHSKDFWRYVEKYMPNYKNISEILKVNVL; encoded by the coding sequence ATGCAAAAAGAAAGAAAAAGGGTAAAACTGAATAAGACTTTAAGCTATAAAGGTCAACAAATAGATTATTGTTTAACTTTAAAAGACCAAAAATTTATTAGATTAAAGTTAGAAGATACTAGTATTAATGTTTCTGCACCATTTCATGCATATGATTGAGAAATTGAACAATTAATTTATAAAAATATTCAAAAGATTCAAAAAATAATTGAATATAGAGAAAAAAACCAGTTTTATATGATTTCAGAAAATGGCTTTTTCAAGATTAATGATAAAAAATATGTTGCAAGATTTTTGGATAAAGTTGATAAAAAAGAAAAACTTGATTTCAAAATTTATGAAACTAAGGAAGAAACATTAAAAAGAATGTATAAAAAAATAGCAATTAATTATTTTTTCTATTTTGAATCTATTGTTAATAAATATAAGCAAATAATGAATTTAGACTTCAAAAATCTTTCAGTAAAAGTTATGAAAGGTAAATGAGGTGTCTGTTTCCCTGAAAAATCAAAAATAGTTTTAAATACAAGATTGATTCATTTTCCTATTATTGCATTAGAGTATGTTGTTATTCATGAATTAAGTCATTTGGTTCATAAAAATCATTCAAAGGACTTTTGAAGATATGTTGAAAAATATATGCCAAATTATAAAAACATAAGTGAAATACTAAAAGTGAATGTATTATAA
- a CDS encoding GNAT family N-acetyltransferase, which produces MNFLIEYSTQNDIFNQACQIRKKVFCDEQKYPEADEYDEYDSQSFHVIGFENDTVVCCARILKKANEWYIGRIAVLKEFRGKGIGNKIINFLEEFIKNNLNAQEIFLNAQESALNLYKKNGFEVISNKFLDGEIWHYKMKKVLGRSI; this is translated from the coding sequence ATGAATTTTTTAATTGAGTACTCAACACAAAATGATATTTTCAATCAAGCATGTCAAATTAGAAAAAAGGTATTTTGTGATGAACAAAAATACCCTGAAGCTGATGAGTATGATGAGTATGATTCACAAAGTTTTCATGTTATTGGTTTTGAAAATGATACAGTTGTTTGTTGTGCAAGAATTCTAAAGAAAGCAAACGAATGATATATTGGAAGGATTGCGGTTTTAAAAGAATTTAGGGGTAAAGGTATAGGAAATAAAATTATTAATTTCTTAGAAGAATTTATAAAAAATAATTTAAATGCTCAAGAAATTTTCTTAAATGCTCAAGAATCTGCTTTAAATTTATATAAAAAAAATGGTTTTGAAGTTATTTCAAACAAATTTTTAGATGGTGAAATATGACACTACAAAATGAAAAAAGTTTTAGGTCGTTCTATTTAA
- the lepA gene encoding translation elongation factor 4 — protein MDKSKIRNFSIIAHIDHGKSTLADRLLELTGTVQKRDMQAQLLDSMDIERERGITIKLNSVQLKYKAKDGEEYIFHLIDTPGHVDFTYEVSRSLAACEGALLVVDASQGIEAQTLANVYLALDNDLEIVPIINKVDLPAADPERVKEEIEKVIGIDCSNAPMISAKTGLNVEDVLEAIVKFIPAPLDPDDSKPLKALIFDSYYDKYRGVMVSVRIMEGTIKVGETIKMMQSKATYEVTELGVKTPYEVKKDKLEAGEVGWIAAAIKTVRDVQVGDTITTKENSAKVALDGYKKLNPMVYCGIYPVDTARYKDLKEALEKISLSDASLVYEPESSQSLGFGFRCGFLGLLHMDVIQERLEREYDLILIATAPSVIYKVTQTNDETIQIDNPAFLPDPQKIKFIEEPFVKVTIMTPDQYLGDLMSLCQDRRGNYIDIEYIDDMRRTLVYDMPLNEIVFDFFNKLKSMSKGYASFDYELIGYKQSKLVKMDILLNGDIVDALSTIVHRDFAQTRGRILTEKLKEIIPRQNFEVPIQAAIGGKIIARETIKAMRKNVLAKCYGGDISRKKKLLEKQKEGKKRMKAIGSVEVPQEAFIAVLKLDD, from the coding sequence ATGGATAAATCAAAAATTAGAAATTTTAGTATAATCGCTCATATTGATCATGGAAAATCAACTTTAGCAGATAGATTACTTGAATTAACTGGAACTGTTCAAAAAAGAGATATGCAAGCACAACTTTTAGATTCAATGGATATTGAAAGAGAACGTGGAATTACAATAAAACTTAATTCAGTTCAATTAAAGTATAAAGCTAAAGATGGTGAAGAATATATTTTTCATTTAATTGATACACCAGGTCATGTTGATTTTACGTATGAAGTTTCTAGAAGTTTGGCTGCTTGTGAGGGAGCATTACTAGTTGTTGATGCCAGTCAAGGTATTGAAGCACAAACATTAGCTAACGTTTATTTGGCATTAGACAATGATTTAGAAATAGTACCAATAATTAATAAAGTGGATTTACCTGCAGCAGATCCAGAAAGAGTAAAAGAAGAAATTGAAAAGGTGATTGGAATAGATTGTTCAAATGCTCCAATGATAAGTGCAAAAACTGGCTTAAATGTTGAAGATGTTTTGGAGGCAATTGTAAAGTTTATTCCTGCACCTTTAGACCCTGATGACAGTAAACCATTAAAAGCATTAATTTTTGACTCTTATTATGATAAATATAGAGGGGTAATGGTCTCTGTAAGAATTATGGAGGGAACAATAAAAGTTGGCGAAACAATTAAAATGATGCAATCAAAAGCAACATATGAAGTTACAGAGTTGGGAGTTAAAACACCTTATGAAGTAAAGAAAGACAAACTTGAAGCTGGAGAGGTTGGGTGAATTGCTGCAGCAATTAAAACAGTAAGAGATGTGCAAGTTGGAGATACAATAACAACAAAAGAAAATAGCGCAAAAGTTGCCCTTGATGGATATAAAAAATTAAATCCTATGGTTTATTGTGGAATATATCCTGTTGATACAGCAAGATATAAAGATCTAAAAGAAGCATTAGAAAAAATTTCATTGAGTGATGCAAGTTTAGTTTATGAACCTGAAAGTTCTCAATCTTTGGGATTTGGCTTTAGATGTGGTTTTTTAGGTTTATTACATATGGATGTTATTCAAGAAAGACTTGAAAGAGAATATGATTTAATATTAATTGCTACTGCTCCATCTGTTATTTATAAAGTTACTCAAACAAATGATGAAACAATTCAAATTGATAATCCGGCTTTTTTACCAGATCCTCAAAAAATAAAATTTATTGAAGAACCTTTTGTTAAAGTGACAATTATGACCCCAGATCAATATTTAGGAGATTTAATGAGTCTATGTCAAGATAGAAGAGGAAATTATATTGATATAGAATATATTGATGATATGAGAAGAACTTTAGTTTATGATATGCCATTAAACGAAATTGTTTTTGATTTTTTCAATAAATTAAAATCAATGTCAAAGGGTTATGCGTCTTTTGATTATGAATTAATAGGTTATAAGCAATCAAAATTAGTAAAAATGGATATTTTATTAAATGGAGATATTGTTGATGCTTTATCAACAATAGTTCATAGGGATTTTGCTCAAACAAGAGGAAGAATTTTAACTGAAAAGTTAAAAGAAATAATTCCAAGACAAAATTTTGAAGTTCCAATTCAAGCTGCTATTGGTGGAAAAATAATAGCTCGTGAAACTATTAAGGCAATGAGAAAAAATGTTTTAGCAAAATGTTATGGTGGAGATATTTCACGTAAGAAAAAATTATTGGAAAAACAAAAAGAAGGTAAAAAAAGAATGAAAGCAATAGGTTCTGTAGAAGTACCACAAGAAGCTTTTATAGCTGTTCTTAAATTAGATGATTAG
- a CDS encoding DUF402 domain-containing protein encodes MKSKTGDLVFVHAYKHNGKIYRSWEKVSIFEETENHIILINEEVLITEINGRKWKTNEPAIWFFFKKEWYNIICMFKERGINYYCNLASPYIFEERTVKYIDYDLDFKVFNDYSYKILDLKEFNRNRISWNYSRDIIEKVWKSVDEIKEMIKTRQKPFTHDYVNEIWKKYLEIKTKK; translated from the coding sequence ATGAAATCAAAAACTGGAGATTTAGTTTTTGTTCATGCGTATAAACACAATGGCAAAATATATAGATCATGAGAAAAAGTTAGTATTTTTGAAGAAACAGAAAATCATATAATATTAATTAATGAGGAAGTACTAATTACTGAAATTAATGGTAGAAAATGAAAAACAAATGAACCAGCTATATGATTCTTTTTTAAGAAGGAATGATATAACATAATATGTATGTTTAAGGAACGTGGAATTAATTACTATTGTAATTTAGCATCACCTTATATTTTTGAAGAACGTACAGTAAAATATATAGATTATGATTTAGATTTTAAAGTTTTTAATGACTATAGTTATAAAATATTGGATTTAAAAGAATTTAATAGAAATAGAATTAGTTGGAACTATTCAAGAGATATTATAGAAAAAGTATGAAAAAGTGTTGATGAAATTAAAGAAATGATAAAAACTAGACAAAAACCTTTTACTCATGATTATGTAAATGAAATTTGAAAAAAATACTTAGAAATAAAAACTAAAAAATAA
- the proS gene encoding proline--tRNA ligase, which produces MANKMEKITSRDVDFSKWYTDVVKNAGLMEYGPVKGTMIFKPHGYAIWELIQKIVDIEFKKIAIQNVYFPLLIPEKLFLAEKEHVEGFAPELATVTKVGDKNLGENLFIRPTSEVLVADFLSREINSYRDLPVKYNQWANVMRWEKTTRPFLRSSEFLWQEGHTFHSSKVEAKEMTLDILEIYKKLANDILLLPVISGRKTEKEKFAGAKETYTIESLMYDGQSLQSGTSHYFADNFAKAFNIKFQNKNQKEEYAYSSSWGISTRLIGAIIMTHSDDFGLVLPSKVAPIQISIIAINDSKEVMDISNNLQKNLNSNYRVELDKSDKSFGFKISEAEIKGVPIRVEVGPRDLKDGVVTISRRDLRNKVQVKLEDVENYINNEILEHDKNLYQKALKNRLDKTFKADSVKQYLSIIEKTPGFVLVPFCGEIECENDVKQKTSTNSRCIPDGVDQIKSKCFNCNKESNLMVYFARAY; this is translated from the coding sequence ATGGCAAATAAAATGGAAAAAATAACTTCTAGAGATGTAGATTTTAGTAAGTGATATACAGACGTTGTTAAAAATGCTGGACTTATGGAATATGGGCCTGTAAAAGGAACAATGATTTTTAAACCACATGGTTATGCTATTTGAGAACTAATTCAAAAAATTGTAGATATTGAATTTAAAAAAATAGCAATTCAGAATGTCTATTTTCCACTTTTAATACCAGAGAAACTTTTTCTTGCTGAAAAAGAACATGTAGAGGGATTTGCTCCAGAACTTGCAACTGTTACTAAAGTTGGAGATAAAAATTTAGGAGAAAACTTATTCATTCGACCAACAAGCGAAGTTCTGGTAGCTGATTTTTTATCTAGGGAAATAAATTCATACAGAGATTTACCAGTTAAATATAATCAATGAGCAAATGTTATGAGATGAGAAAAAACAACAAGACCTTTTTTAAGAAGTAGTGAGTTTTTATGACAAGAGGGTCATACTTTTCATTCATCAAAAGTTGAGGCTAAGGAAATGACTTTGGATATTTTAGAAATTTATAAAAAGTTAGCAAATGATATTCTTTTGTTACCTGTAATTTCTGGAAGAAAAACTGAAAAAGAGAAATTTGCTGGAGCTAAAGAAACTTATACAATTGAATCATTAATGTATGATGGACAATCATTGCAGTCTGGAACAAGTCACTATTTTGCAGATAACTTTGCAAAAGCTTTTAATATTAAGTTTCAAAACAAAAACCAAAAGGAAGAATATGCATATTCATCAAGTTGGGGAATATCTACAAGGTTAATCGGTGCAATTATTATGACTCATTCAGATGATTTTGGACTTGTTTTACCAAGCAAAGTGGCACCAATTCAAATATCAATTATTGCAATTAATGATTCTAAGGAAGTAATGGATATTTCAAATAATTTGCAAAAGAATTTAAATTCAAATTATCGTGTTGAATTAGATAAAAGTGATAAGTCTTTTGGTTTTAAAATCTCTGAAGCTGAAATCAAGGGAGTTCCAATTAGAGTAGAAGTTGGACCAAGAGACTTAAAAGATGGAGTTGTTACTATCTCTAGAAGAGACTTAAGAAATAAAGTACAAGTAAAATTAGAGGATGTTGAAAATTATATAAATAATGAAATTTTAGAGCACGATAAAAACCTTTATCAAAAGGCTTTAAAAAATAGACTTGATAAAACTTTTAAAGCAGATAGTGTAAAGCAATATTTATCAATTATTGAAAAAACACCAGGATTTGTATTAGTGCCTTTTTGTGGAGAAATTGAATGTGAAAATGATGTAAAACAAAAAACTTCAACAAACTCAAGATGTATTCCTGATGGTGTAGATCAAATCAAATCAAAATGTTTTAATTGTAATAAAGAATCAAATTTAATGGTATATTTTGCAAGAGCATATTAA
- a CDS encoding acetyltransferase, which translates to MKKNDKNKELSENKPKKGFFKKLFKGKEQQKKVLNIIKTKNINNLYFYTDVNNILLILERGIRLLKDQNLKKNEEYIVWTYLENENSIGLEFDSSTRAHFWKWASESKVDIEKISVIGINPHNLAKLTKNDWAFDEAKNIVYIYETVPLEAIEFILIKDKANLKRIQTYVEANDIDIDVFFGETGNIDKKKERK; encoded by the coding sequence ATGAAAAAAAATGATAAGAATAAGGAATTAAGTGAAAATAAACCTAAAAAGGGTTTTTTCAAAAAATTATTTAAAGGTAAAGAACAACAAAAAAAAGTTTTAAATATTATTAAGACTAAAAATATTAATAACTTATATTTTTATACTGATGTAAATAATATATTACTAATTTTAGAGCGCGGTATTAGACTTTTAAAAGATCAAAATCTTAAAAAAAATGAAGAATATATTGTCTGAACTTATCTAGAAAATGAAAACTCAATTGGATTAGAATTTGATTCATCAACAAGAGCTCATTTTTGAAAATGAGCAAGTGAGTCAAAAGTAGATATTGAAAAAATTAGTGTTATTGGAATTAACCCTCATAATTTAGCTAAATTAACTAAAAATGATTGAGCATTTGATGAGGCAAAAAATATTGTTTATATATATGAAACAGTACCTTTAGAGGCAATTGAATTTATATTAATTAAAGATAAGGCAAATTTGAAAAGAATTCAAACATATGTAGAAGCAAATGATATTGATATTGATGTTTTCTTTGGAGAAACTGGAAATATTGATAAAAAGAAAGAGAGAAAATAA
- a CDS encoding ABC transporter ATP-binding protein — protein MIEIKNLTRVFKNDTGIKNVSFNINDQDIIAFVGDNGAGKTTTIKAIFGELHLKEGEILINNENLFINNNLQKLAFFPDTNNIPLDMKLHEYILFLCAANGINKKQLENKIKNIYEMLDLNKFKNKKIKELSAGWKKKAIMASVLVRSPKYIILDEPTANLDVESKIEFISILKELNKLGVTILITSHIIEELQEIANHLVLIKNGEIVYDKQFDNKKELIINIYKKFIDPKKVNIELISNLYKEDKENEK, from the coding sequence ATGATAGAAATTAAAAACTTAACAAGGGTCTTTAAAAACGATACTGGTATAAAAAATGTCAGCTTCAATATTAATGACCAAGATATTATTGCCTTTGTTGGTGATAATGGTGCTGGAAAAACAACAACAATAAAAGCAATTTTTGGTGAACTTCACTTAAAAGAAGGAGAAATTTTAATAAATAATGAAAATTTATTTATTAATAATAACTTACAAAAATTGGCTTTCTTTCCAGATACTAACAATATTCCACTAGACATGAAACTTCACGAATATATATTATTTTTATGTGCTGCTAATGGAATCAACAAAAAACAATTAGAAAATAAAATTAAAAATATCTATGAAATGCTTGATTTAAATAAATTTAAAAATAAAAAGATTAAAGAGTTATCTGCTGGATGAAAGAAAAAGGCAATTATGGCAAGTGTACTTGTTCGTTCTCCAAAATATATTATTTTAGATGAACCAACAGCAAATCTAGATGTTGAATCAAAAATAGAGTTTATTTCAATTCTTAAGGAGTTAAATAAACTAGGTGTTACAATTCTTATCACAAGCCATATCATTGAAGAACTTCAAGAAATAGCAAATCATTTAGTTCTTATCAAAAACGGAGAAATTGTTTATGATAAACAATTTGATAATAAGAAAGAGTTAATAATTAATATTTATAAAAAGTTTATTGATCCAAAAAAAGTAAATATTGAATTAATTTCAAACTTATATAAGGAGGATAAAGAAAATGAAAAATAA
- a CDS encoding GNAT family N-acetyltransferase: MKLSYKKMSIEDYQDIADMLLNKKVMKAWEHDFNEKDVHDWIKKQQKRYLENELGYKLITDSKNNLVVGQAGITLQEVNGNTVYEIGYIIKYEFWKKGYATKAVLDLLNIAKNKYGLKQVYSLIKYDNLISQKVVLKNDFIKIGEFKKIYNEKEMKHFIFKKDL; the protein is encoded by the coding sequence ATGAAATTATCTTATAAAAAAATGAGTATTGAAGATTATCAAGATATTGCTGATATGCTTTTAAATAAAAAAGTTATGAAAGCTTGAGAACATGACTTCAATGAAAAAGATGTACATGACTGAATAAAAAAACAACAAAAAAGATATTTAGAAAATGAATTAGGTTATAAACTTATTACTGACTCAAAAAATAATTTAGTAGTTGGTCAAGCAGGAATAACACTACAAGAAGTAAATGGAAATACTGTATATGAAATTGGATATATTATTAAATATGAATTTTGAAAAAAGGGATATGCTACAAAAGCAGTCTTAGATTTATTAAATATTGCAAAAAATAAATATGGATTAAAGCAAGTTTATTCTTTAATAAAATATGATAATTTAATCTCTCAAAAAGTTGTTTTAAAAAATGATTTTATTAAAATAGGAGAGTTTAAAAAAATTTATAATGAAAAAGAAATGAAGCATTTCATTTTTAAAAAAGACCTTTAA
- a CDS encoding PTS transporter subunit EIIC codes for MKSMGKNIMPTLSKLSKAFLLPIALLPIAGVFLGVGAAISSNAGDVAFLFYFGSLLNKMGDVCFGNLPVLFCISVALAYTKDSGIAALTAVVGFLVMNGMQAALLHTSTVDQSTVWVQLNDQTWHQLYTNIGDNKWEIIWEDLEFGLQDIAKYVSAASQQIAEAGKGSTINSNLEFIDAAGSVYYSLLWINWIPNGLITSNIGVNSLNTGVFAGIFVGAIAAKCYNKFHDTQLPSAISFFSGTKLVPIVTFVAVIPLSFIFMFLWPYLGMGLAAFGQVSGKLPYGVDSLIYEVAERSLVPFGLHHVFYAPLWWTNAGGSIAEAFEKTIDPIVQQQFADLWAKNHDAVKLLGTATPSFEQIRNLISTNYTDLWKSMGDQTMAYKVIANSEVLNFKDLDILGLNIGRFQSGKFGFMLLGLPMAGLAMWLNVPKENRKSVMGIYFSAAFTCFLTGITEPIEYTFLFLAPWLFYGVHMPLASISFLLSGLFRTHVSMTVSGGFIDYIVFGIIPFFGSKAMSATSVFAILGVAGIMAPAYFFSFYFAVKYGNVMVPGRDGSSDVKLATKADYKEAKGQNVDDIKIENNKSSSENARVQKATKIIEFLGGENNIVDVDACASRLRVTVKDGSVVDKEGIISLGGANGALIRGTNVQIVYGGEQEAIKPRMIKILGEQRKAKKNNEA; via the coding sequence ATGAAAAGCATGGGTAAAAATATTATGCCCACACTTTCAAAATTAAGTAAAGCGTTCTTATTACCTATAGCACTTTTACCAATAGCGGGTGTATTTCTTGGTGTTGGTGCAGCGATTTCATCTAATGCTGGTGATGTTGCATTTCTATTTTATTTTGGATCACTTCTAAATAAAATGGGTGATGTTTGTTTTGGAAATTTACCAGTATTATTTTGTATATCAGTTGCATTAGCTTATACTAAGGACTCAGGTATAGCAGCTTTAACAGCAGTTGTTGGTTTTCTTGTTATGAATGGGATGCAAGCTGCATTATTACATACAAGCACAGTAGATCAAAGTACAGTTTGAGTACAATTAAATGACCAAACTTGACATCAACTTTATACAAATATTGGAGATAATAAATGAGAAATTATTTGAGAAGACTTAGAATTTGGATTACAAGATATTGCCAAATATGTATCTGCAGCTAGTCAACAAATTGCTGAAGCTGGAAAAGGTTCAACAATTAATTCGAATCTAGAATTTATTGATGCTGCTGGAAGTGTTTACTATTCATTATTATGAATTAATTGAATTCCAAATGGATTAATCACTTCAAACATTGGAGTTAATTCATTAAATACAGGAGTATTTGCAGGTATATTTGTTGGGGCAATTGCAGCAAAATGCTACAATAAGTTTCATGATACTCAATTACCTTCTGCAATAAGTTTCTTTAGTGGAACAAAATTAGTTCCAATTGTAACATTTGTTGCAGTTATTCCATTGTCATTTATATTTATGTTTTTATGACCATATCTAGGTATGGGATTAGCAGCATTTGGACAAGTATCAGGAAAACTTCCTTATGGTGTGGATTCATTAATTTATGAAGTTGCAGAACGTTCATTAGTTCCATTTGGATTACACCATGTGTTCTATGCACCGTTGTGATGAACAAACGCCGGAGGTTCAATTGCTGAAGCTTTTGAAAAAACAATTGATCCAATTGTTCAACAACAATTTGCAGATCTATGAGCTAAAAATCATGATGCAGTTAAATTATTAGGAACAGCAACACCATCATTTGAACAAATTAGAAATTTAATAAGTACTAATTATACTGATTTATGAAAATCAATGGGAGATCAGACAATGGCTTATAAAGTTATTGCTAATTCTGAAGTTTTAAATTTTAAAGATTTAGATATTTTAGGATTAAATATTGGAAGATTCCAATCTGGTAAGTTTGGATTTATGTTGTTAGGATTACCAATGGCGGGATTAGCAATGTGATTAAATGTTCCTAAGGAAAATCGAAAATCAGTAATGGGAATTTATTTCTCAGCTGCCTTTACTTGTTTCCTAACAGGAATTACAGAACCAATAGAATACACATTCTTATTCTTAGCACCTTGATTATTCTATGGTGTACATATGCCATTAGCATCAATTTCATTCTTATTATCTGGACTATTTAGAACTCACGTTTCAATGACAGTTTCAGGAGGATTTATTGATTATATAGTATTTGGAATAATTCCATTCTTTGGAAGTAAAGCTATGAGTGCAACATCAGTATTTGCAATTCTAGGGGTTGCAGGTATTATGGCACCAGCTTACTTCTTCTCATTCTACTTTGCAGTAAAATATGGAAATGTAATGGTTCCAGGAAGAGATGGAAGTAGTGATGTTAAATTAGCAACAAAAGCTGATTACAAAGAAGCAAAAGGTCAGAATGTTGATGATATAAAAATTGAAAATAATAAGAGCTCTTCTGAAAATGCAAGAGTTCAAAAAGCTACAAAGATAATTGAGTTTTTAGGTGGAGAAAACAATATTGTCGATGTTGATGCTTGTGCAAGTCGTTTACGTGTAACTGTAAAAGACGGAAGTGTTGTTGATAAAGAAGGTATCATATCTTTAGGAGGAGCCAATGGAGCTCTTATTAGAGGAACAAATGTTCAGATTGTTTATGGTGGAGAACAAGAAGCCATTAAACCACGTATGATAAAAATTTTAGGTGAACAACGAAAAGCCAAAAAAAACAATGAGGCTTAG
- the tsaB gene encoding tRNA (adenosine(37)-N6)-threonylcarbamoyltransferase complex dimerization subunit type 1 TsaB yields the protein MNLFLDTSNNKLIIILEKNNKVIDTLFLDNQIRVSDTVMNELIIFLNKNNLTIKEIENLYAIKGPGSYTGVRVAITIVKTLKTLNEKFNVFTLSSLAFQAGNNKAISILDARGAKIYLGIYDGGKNIIEDQLLPFEYLEDFQKQFLDFSLVTDYKDIDFEKCYFETKSLFVEIKDLKDIKPLYIKSFI from the coding sequence ATGAATCTTTTTTTAGATACTAGTAATAATAAATTGATTATCATTTTAGAAAAAAATAATAAAGTTATCGATACTTTATTTTTAGACAATCAAATAAGAGTAAGTGATACTGTGATGAATGAACTTATTATTTTTTTAAATAAGAATAACTTAACTATAAAAGAAATAGAGAATTTATATGCAATAAAGGGTCCAGGAAGTTACACAGGCGTAAGAGTGGCTATTACTATTGTAAAAACATTGAAAACTTTAAATGAGAAATTTAATGTCTTTACTTTATCCTCATTAGCATTTCAAGCTGGCAATAATAAGGCCATAAGTATATTAGATGCAAGGGGAGCTAAAATATATTTAGGAATTTATGATGGTGGTAAAAATATTATTGAAGATCAATTATTACCTTTTGAATATCTTGAAGATTTTCAAAAACAATTTCTAGATTTTAGTTTAGTTACAGATTATAAGGATATTGATTTTGAAAAATGTTATTTTGAAACTAAGTCACTTTTTGTTGAAATAAAGGATTTAAAAGATATTAAACCATTGTATATAAAAAGTTTTATATAA